The Candidatus Beckwithbacteria bacterium genomic interval GCAGAGTAATGCCTTTGATCCTAAACTTACCAAAAAATGGTTACCTGTTTCCCAATATTGTGGAGGAGCTGAACATTCAGTACTGCATTTGCTTTATTCCCGCTTTGTGACCATGGCTTTATATGATCTAGGCTATTTAGATTTTGAAGAACCATTTCCCAATTTCTATGCCCATGGCATGATCATTAAAGATGGAGCCAAAATGAGCAAAAGCCGAGGCAATGTTGTGGACCCAGACCAATATCTGGATCGGTATGGAGCTGATGTGATACGGCTATATATGGGGTTTATGGGTCCATATAGCGATGGTGGAGATTTTAGAGATACTGGGATTGCTGGTATGGAGCGTTTTGTAAAAAGGTTTTGGAATTTTATTCATACCCATCAAAACAAGACCTTAAATGATGAAAACCTACTCAAAACTATCCAAAGTGAACAACAACAGCTTATTAAGCGGGCAACAAGTGGAATTAAACGGTTTAAATACAATACCAGCATAGCGGCTATTATGGAATTTATGAATTTCCTCGAGAAAACTATTCAGGAGCATCCTAATAATTTTAAAGATATTAAAGAAACTACAGAGGAAATTAGCAATCCTTTTAAACAAGCACTAACAACAATGATTCTGCTAATAGCCCCTTTAGCTCCTCATATAAGCGAAGAATTGTGGCAGCAGCTCCATGGTAATTCCAAAGAATTTATCTCCGTGCATCAACAGGCTTGGCCTAAATATCAAGCTGATCTGATTGTTAAGGGAGAAAGTACAATTGTAGTTCAGATAAACGGTAAGCTGAGAGCTAGCTTTAGTGTTTCTATGGAGAAGACTACCGAAAAGAAATATCTTTTAGAAAAAGCTAGAGCCATCCCAGCGATTGCAAAACACTTAGATGGTAAGGAAGTTAGACGAGAGATTGTAGTTCCTGGTAAGTTAGTTAATTTTGTAATATAGCGTTCTCTTACTTATTTCTAACATTAATTACCTCTGCTTGCATTAGCATAGTTTTTTGTGCCAAGATAGAGCTAGTAACTACTTCTATATGGCTAATCAATTAGATGAGCTCCTGCAATCATTCTCCCAGGTGAAACATACTGAAAAAAATAGTTTTCCAATTACAAGGATACTATATATTATTGGGATTATATGTATATTAGGAAGTATTTTGATATATTTATATTATAAAAAGGTAGATAATAATTCTATTATTATTGAGACTTACAAAAATGATCAAAATATACAAAAAGATATCTTTATTGACATATCTGGAGCAGTTATGCGGCCTGGACTTTATCAACTACCCGAAGGTTCTAGGGTAGGAGATGCCATTGCTTCTTCGGGTGGAATTTTAGATGAAGCCAGTGTTTCTTGGGTACAGCGTGAACTCAATTTAGCACAGATTCTTAGTGATGGTCAAAAGTTGTATATTCCATTTGAGGGTGAAAATGAAGCTTCTGACCCTCAAGTCCAAGGCCAAAGTACCAGTAGCAAAATCAATATCAATACTGCTAGTGCTGAGCAATTGGAAAGTTTACCTAAGATTGGGCCAAAAACTGCTCAAGCCATTGTTACTTTTAGAGAAGAACATGGTAATTTTGCTAATCCAGAAGAGTTAGTTTTGGTACCAGGAATTGGTGAAAAAACCTTTGAAAACCTCAAGGATTTAATAATTACCTATTAGGCTATATGTCCAAAACTGCTTACTTGATAAGCATTGTTATACTTTGTGCTATTTCGGCTTTTCATCTCTATTTTTCATGGCAAGACAATCAATATAAACTTCCGGCTACGCAAATCATTGGTCGAATCAACTCAGATATTGAAAACCAGGATTTTAGTCAAAATTTTACTGTTAAAGGTCTATGTGTAAAAAACCAACAACAGGCTAAAATTAACGTTGGTGATTTGATTTCTGTATCTGGCAGTCTCGAGGAAAAAGTGACAGAGAGTGGTGTAAAGGAATATTGCTTGATAGCAGAAACAATAGAGGTAATAGAACCATTTAATCAAGTCCCGTTTATCAAAAAAATACTTTTATATCAATTCTATTTTCTCAAATCACAACTATCGTTGTTTAGGCAGCTATGTGTGCAAAAAATCTCCTATAATTTTAAGGCTAACCAGGCTAGTATTCTGGCCGGAATGATTTTAGGTTATAAACAGGGATTAAGCTATTCTCTTTGGCAGGATTTTCAACAAAGTGGTCTATTGCATCTGGTGGTAGCTTCGGGAGGTAATATTGCTTTACTGTCTGGGGTAGTTATAACTATAGTTCGACCAATTTTCTCGAGAAAAAAACAAATCCTGTTTTCTTATGGAGTGATTATAACGTATTTATTTTTAGCTGGTTTTGATCCGCCACTAATTCGGGCTAGCCTTATGATTGGTTTAGTTTGGTTAGGACAGCTTTTAGGTCGAAAAACTGCCAGCTGGTGGATTCTATTACTAACCTGTCTTTTTATGCTTTTATACAAACCTTTATTACTATTTTCTGCTAGTTTCCAGCTATCTTTTGCAGCTACTGCTGGCATTGTACTATTTGGCAAAAAAATTCAGGGTTTTCTCCTACAATTATTAGGGTCATTAAAACAAAGTCCGATAACAAAGATTATTCTTGCAGATGGCAGTCAATCTATAGCGGCTCAAATTTTGGTGACACCACTAATTTTGCAAATTTTTGGTCAAACTAATGCCTTGTCATTGCTGGCAAACTTACTTGTAGCTCCTCTAGTAGCACCAATTATGATTATTGGGTTAGTATTTTTAGTATTATCTTTCACAATACCTTTTTTAGGTCAATTAGTTGCTTGGCTACTAATGCCACTTCTTGATTTTGTAGTACTGGTGGCTCAGTTTTTTAGTAAATCATCTTGGGGCATGATATCTTTTGGTCTGCCTTGGATAGGAGTTTTTGCCATTTGGCTAATGACTATATTGTTGCTAAAACCTTATGAAGATTAATGTATACCTAATTGGAGCCAGTTTCTTAGCAATTTTCCTTCTGTTACAATTTATTCTGTTTTGGCCAGACAAAAAACTTCACTATATCCAATGTGATGTTGGTCAAGGAGACGCTATTTTGCTTAGCAAACAATTTGATCAGATTCTTATAGATGGTGGCCCTGATGATTCAGTTTTAACTTGCCTGCAAAAACATCTGCCTTTTTGGGATAAACATATCGAACTAGTGATAGCAACACACCCAGACAAAGATCATATTGGTGGAATAGCTTATGTTTTTAATAATTACCAAATTGAGAATCTTGTTTATAACGGAGCTGCTAGTAAAGAAAAATTATGGTTAGAACTTTATCAACAGGCTAAAAAACAAAATACTCAAATCCTAGCAGCTGCTGATATCAAACAAGTAACTATTAACCAGATAAACCTTCAATTCGTTTGGCCAAATGAGAGAATGATTAAGTCAGCACTTCTTGAAGATAATGATTTATCAGTGGTGACTAAAGTAAATTATGATCAGTTTTCAGCTCTGCTGACAGGAGATATTTCCTCTTTGGTTGAAAAAATGCTTCTAGCTCAAAATAAAAACTTGAAAAGTCTTGTCCTTAAAATTAGCCATCATGGTAGTAAAACAGCTAGTACTGGTGAGTTTCTAACAGAGGTAGAGCCAGTCATAGCCACTATCGGAGTTGGTAAAAATTCTTTTGGACATCCAGCTTCAGAAACCCTACAAAAACTCAAACAGTTAGGAATCAAAGTTTTTAGAACTGATCAAGTTGGAGATATAGAAGTGATGACAGATGGGACAGAGTTTAGTATTAGGTAACATCTAAAAAAACAAGCAAAAATCCTTTTCCGAAGCAATTACCGCAAACTTTTTTACTTTTAAAATGATTTATAACTTTTCCACATGATTGGGGATAAGTTTTGCTCAAACCTATAATCAAAAAATTGCTTGTTTAACAGATAGAAAAGCAATTTTAAAAAATTAGTATTTAAATTTAAACATTACAGTTTTCCACAATGAAACCCCAAAACTAAATCGTATAATTTCAAGACCGGTAATCTTATTTTCAAGAGAGACTGTAAAACACATCTCTATACTGATTATTTTTCTGCTAAAATAAATCAATATGACAGATGAGACTTTCTCGCTAGATCAATTAATCATAAATGCTTTACGCCAAGCTATTCAGGATTTGGGTTTAGAAGCTAAAATAACTGTTGAGCATCCCAAAGATGATAAACATGGAGATTATGCCTCCAACGTAGCTTTAACCATTTTCCCTAAACTGAAAATTCAAAACACCCAATTAGAAGTTACTAATCCTAGAACTTTAGCCGAAACTATCAAAACCAAGCTTTTAGAACAGGAAAACATTAAACAGTGGTGTCAAAAGATAGAAGTAGCCGGACCAGGGTTTTTGAACTTTTATCTTGACAATAGAATTCTGGCAGAGGAGATAAAGAAGATCATTTCTTTGGGCAATTGTTATGGTCACAATCAAACCTTAAAAGGTAAAAAAGTCCTGTGCGAGTTTACTGATCCTAATCCATTTAAAGAGTTCCATATTGGTCATTTGTACAGTAATGCAGTAGGTGAATCGTTGTCTCGGATTTTTGAAGCTCAAGGAGCAGAGGTTAAACGGGCTAATTATTTTGGTGATGTGGGTATGCATGTGGCCAAAGCTATCTGGGGCATACAACAAAAATTAAACAAGGAACGACTAAGCTTAGAAGATTTAGAAACAAAAGATGTAGCCCAGCGAGCTAAGTTTTTAGGTCAAGCCTATGCCTTAGGAGCTAAAGCTTATGAAGAAGATGAGGTAGCAGCTCAGGCAATTAAGAAACTCAATAAGCTGATTTACGATCAAGACCAAAGTATTATCAAGCTATATCAGAAAGGCAAAGCTTGGAGTTTAGCATATTTTGAGACTATCTATAAGCGAGTAGGAACCAAATTTGACTACTATTTACCCGAGTCAGAAGTGGGTCCTTTAGGGCTAGATTATGTCAAAAAGCAATTAGCAAAAGGAGTCTTTGAGGAAAGTGATGGAGCTATTGTTTTTCCTGGTAAAAAATATGGACTTCATACTAGAGTGTTTGTTAACAATCAAGGCTTGCCAACGTATGAGGCTAAAGATCTTGGACTAGCTCCAGTTAAATATCAAAAATTTCCTTACGATAGATCAATCATTATTACGGCCAATGAGATCAATGAATACTTTAAAGTGATTTTAAAAGTTTTATCTATGATTGAGCCAGAATTGGCGCAAAGAACAACTCACTTGGGGCACGGCATGGTTAAGCTGCCTGAAGGAAAGATGTCATCGCGAACTGGTAATGTGGTCACTGGATCATGGTTACTTGATGAAGTAAAAGCAGCAGCAGTCAAACAAATGCAGGAAGGAGAGCTTAAATACTCTCAAACCGAATTAGATACTATTTCGGAGATGATAGCAGTAGGAGCAATTAAATACGCCTTTTTAAAAAGCAATATCGGTGGAGATGTTATTTTTGATATTGGTTCCTCTTTAAGTTTACAAGGTAATTCTGGTCCTTATATCCAATATACTCATGCCCGGTGCTGGTCAATTTTGGAAAAAGCTGGCCAAATTGAAACACAAAATGTGCTCAAAGATTATCAAGCAAATGATTTAGAAAATAGTATTTTGAGATATTTATATCGATTTCCAGAAGTAGTTTTGGAGACAGCTGCTCAATTTGCTCCTCATCTAATTTGTACCTATTTATATGAGCTAGCCCAACGCTACAACAGTTTTTACAACAAATACCGGATTCTACAAGCCGAAACAGAAGAGGAGAAAAATTTTAGATTAATACTCACTCAGGCTGTAAATCAAATCCTTCACAATGGTTTGTATCTCTTGGGTATACAAGCTCCAGAGAGAATGTAGGAAATGTACATTTAATTGCTACATTTTAGTATACAAAAACTGCTCAAATTCTCATTTTTCCTATTGACAAGTTTTCACAAAAAACCGTATGCTGAAAAATACAGAGGGAATTCTATGGTTTCTATTCATACTGCCCACAAATTGAGACTGCACAAAATTAAGTCTCGTAAAAAAGCTAATTCGCAAGAGTTTCAAAGCATTTTTCATCGTGATCGTCTGCCAGCTACGGTTGGTATGTTTGGCTTCTTGATTGCTTTCTCTCTTTTTTCATTACAGTTAGCTTTAGTGCCGTTTATGCCAGCCAGCTTGGTAGATAAGGCTAGACAGCTGGAAGTATTTGAACAAGCTCCGGAAGAAACGTATGAAATTAAACAGATCATTTATGATAGTGGTCATTTAAACGTGGAATTTATTAAACCTACGGATATTGCAATAGATAGTAAAAATAATCTATATGTAGCAATTTGTGCTCACACTAGTGAAGATAACTATATTGATAAAATTGAAAAATTTGATGATCAAGGTAGTTATATTGAAGAAGGTTGGAATCAACAAAGTCTAGAGCTTAGCTGTCCAAGAAGCATAGCTTTGGATCAAAGTGACAATCTTTTTGTAATAGATTCTAAAGATAATTTAACGCTTAGATTGAGAAAATTCAATCAAGATGGTGTTTTACAAACTGATTTTAGTGAATTAACTTTTGCTAATACCAATAATATCAATTCTATAGCTATAGACAGTCACAACAATATTTACCTACTGGATACCAGTATAAAACAACTAACAAAATATGATCAAAATGGTAACGAAATTGGCATTTTGATACATGAAAATGATACAGGTAGTTCCAGTTCAGATCTATTTATTGATAACAATAACATACTTTATTTAGCTGATAGTGCTAATAGTAAAATTCACACATTTACATCTGAAGGGACACCTATAGCTCACTATGGCGAGTATGGTTTTGAAAATGGTAATTTAATTTCTCCTGTCACTATGGCAGTTGATAGTTTGGGAAATATGTATGTAGGTGATTCGGCTAAAAGAACTATCAAAAAATTTAGTCCTAATTTTGAATTTATTACTTCTTTCAACTATGAAACTTTCAATCAAGATCCTAGTTATGCACCATTTGAGATTGATTTGAATGACCAAAATGCAGTTTTTGTAATGGGAACTGAATACTATGATGACGTGCTTTATAGACGAGGAGTAATCCAAAAATTTGAAAAAGAACCTACAATAGAAGAAGTTGAATGCCAAGTAGATAATGATTGTTCTGATGATAAAGCTTGTATAGATGGAACTTGTGAACTTCCAGTTTGTCCAACTGTTCCCTTAGCTGCATGTCAAGAATACCAATATCAAAATCATAATTGTCAAATAGTTGACAATTGCCCTGAAGGACAATCATGCAACACAGATACTGAATTATGCGAAATCCCCAGTGAACCATGTCTTGGCGAGGGTGAAACTGGCAATGGTATAGATGGAGATATCCAACAATGCTGCAATGGTTTGCAGCATATTGATAGCTCTTTTCCTGAGGGTCTTGATTGTATCGCCCCCGATAATGGCAGTTTCATCTGCGCCAATTGTGGCGATGGGGTTTGTGGGCTAGGAGAAAATAGTTGTAATTGTCCTAATGATTGTCCAGCAAGTATTGAAGTTAATCCAGAGAAAGAACCTTGCTTGGAGGCTGGTGGAACATGGTACGACGATCAAAATCCTTGTCCGTATCTTTGTGGTGGTGATGTTTGCACTGCTCAAGAACAACTTGGTGCATGTAGCTGTGGAGACAATATGTGTTGGGATGGAGTTAGTTGTCAAACAGAACTAACTAGTTCAACTTTAACGATCTACGCAGCCGGAACCAAAGCTGAAAATGTTTACCCAACCATGCAACTGAAAATTAAGGACAAAGTAGTTAAGACATTTACTAATGTGCAAGGCAATCCCTCTCAAAGACAGTTTAATACATATACATATGAACAAGTAGGCCCAATTAGTATTAATGATATTCAAATAGTTTTTACTAACGATCGATATATTGAAGGAAAAGAAGATCGTAACCTAACTGTGGATAAAGTAGTTCTTAATGGTGTTACCTATGAAACCGAAAGCCCGGTTGTATATTCTCAAGGTTCATGGAGTAGTGATAATCAATGTGGACCTGGGTATAAGAAATCGGAACGATTGGCTTGTAATGG includes:
- a CDS encoding competence protein ComEA, with the protein product MIYLYYKKVDNNSIIIETYKNDQNIQKDIFIDISGAVMRPGLYQLPEGSRVGDAIASSGGILDEASVSWVQRELNLAQILSDGQKLYIPFEGENEASDPQVQGQSTSSKININTASAEQLESLPKIGPKTAQAIVTFREEHGNFANPEELVLVPGIGEKTFENLKDLIITY
- the argS gene encoding arginine--tRNA ligase, with translation MTDETFSLDQLIINALRQAIQDLGLEAKITVEHPKDDKHGDYASNVALTIFPKLKIQNTQLEVTNPRTLAETIKTKLLEQENIKQWCQKIEVAGPGFLNFYLDNRILAEEIKKIISLGNCYGHNQTLKGKKVLCEFTDPNPFKEFHIGHLYSNAVGESLSRIFEAQGAEVKRANYFGDVGMHVAKAIWGIQQKLNKERLSLEDLETKDVAQRAKFLGQAYALGAKAYEEDEVAAQAIKKLNKLIYDQDQSIIKLYQKGKAWSLAYFETIYKRVGTKFDYYLPESEVGPLGLDYVKKQLAKGVFEESDGAIVFPGKKYGLHTRVFVNNQGLPTYEAKDLGLAPVKYQKFPYDRSIIITANEINEYFKVILKVLSMIEPELAQRTTHLGHGMVKLPEGKMSSRTGNVVTGSWLLDEVKAAAVKQMQEGELKYSQTELDTISEMIAVGAIKYAFLKSNIGGDVIFDIGSSLSLQGNSGPYIQYTHARCWSILEKAGQIETQNVLKDYQANDLENSILRYLYRFPEVVLETAAQFAPHLICTYLYELAQRYNSFYNKYRILQAETEEEKNFRLILTQAVNQILHNGLYLLGIQAPERM
- a CDS encoding ComEC/Rec2 family competence protein, translated to MSKTAYLISIVILCAISAFHLYFSWQDNQYKLPATQIIGRINSDIENQDFSQNFTVKGLCVKNQQQAKINVGDLISVSGSLEEKVTESGVKEYCLIAETIEVIEPFNQVPFIKKILLYQFYFLKSQLSLFRQLCVQKISYNFKANQASILAGMILGYKQGLSYSLWQDFQQSGLLHLVVASGGNIALLSGVVITIVRPIFSRKKQILFSYGVIITYLFLAGFDPPLIRASLMIGLVWLGQLLGRKTASWWILLLTCLFMLLYKPLLLFSASFQLSFAATAGIVLFGKKIQGFLLQLLGSLKQSPITKIILADGSQSIAAQILVTPLILQIFGQTNALSLLANLLVAPLVAPIMIIGLVFLVLSFTIPFLGQLVAWLLMPLLDFVVLVAQFFSKSSWGMISFGLPWIGVFAIWLMTILLLKPYED
- a CDS encoding MBL fold metallo-hydrolase, producing the protein MKINVYLIGASFLAIFLLLQFILFWPDKKLHYIQCDVGQGDAILLSKQFDQILIDGGPDDSVLTCLQKHLPFWDKHIELVIATHPDKDHIGGIAYVFNNYQIENLVYNGAASKEKLWLELYQQAKKQNTQILAAADIKQVTINQINLQFVWPNERMIKSALLEDNDLSVVTKVNYDQFSALLTGDISSLVEKMLLAQNKNLKSLVLKISHHGSKTASTGEFLTEVEPVIATIGVGKNSFGHPASETLQKLKQLGIKVFRTDQVGDIEVMTDGTEFSIR